In the genome of Methanopyrus kandleri AV19, one region contains:
- a CDS encoding DUF166 domain-containing protein translates to MRVLFLGYRYGSRAAENVGSRSDFDVEFLKVKEPPENVILDEEYARTLLPPSYSGFDLVISYLQHPDLQLALAEVCDSPILYGITPDPAVREKIERSHDAVAFPETTMCSLLPDTGIPEVDRFAERFGRPKLEVSVSGGKIRTVRVVRGAPCGATWVAAERVEGMSVDEEAVNAFALAACHHCVAPRFGKFESKDVTAYLHGVALAEALGIELDVDLEGFELPI, encoded by the coding sequence ATGCGCGTGCTGTTCCTGGGCTACCGATACGGGAGTAGGGCCGCGGAAAACGTAGGGTCGAGGTCGGACTTCGACGTTGAGTTCCTCAAGGTGAAAGAACCCCCGGAGAACGTTATCCTGGATGAAGAGTACGCGAGGACCCTCTTGCCACCGTCCTACTCCGGGTTCGATCTCGTCATTTCGTACCTCCAGCACCCGGACCTACAACTCGCGCTGGCCGAAGTTTGTGATTCCCCTATACTGTACGGTATCACCCCTGACCCGGCGGTTCGAGAGAAGATAGAGCGCAGTCACGACGCCGTCGCTTTCCCCGAGACCACTATGTGTTCCCTGTTGCCTGATACCGGTATCCCAGAGGTCGACCGATTCGCCGAGAGGTTCGGGAGACCGAAACTGGAGGTGTCGGTGTCCGGAGGAAAGATCCGGACTGTACGGGTCGTCCGAGGCGCTCCGTGCGGTGCCACTTGGGTAGCCGCCGAGCGTGTGGAAGGGATGTCGGTGGACGAAGAGGCCGTGAACGCCTTCGCTCTGGCGGCCTGTCATCACTGCGTCGCACCACGCTTCGGTAAATTCGAATCGAAGGACGTCACGGCGTACCTGCACGGAGTCGCCTTGGCCGAAGCACTCGGGATCGAACTCGATGTGGACCTAGAGGGGTTCGAGCTCCCCATTTAA
- a CDS encoding sulfite exporter TauE/SafE family protein, giving the protein MPGLTALAVLELLGTGFIAGYLGGIIGTGGCVLMLPMLVFLLKYPIPEAIATTVFAVVWTATFGTMSHAKLGNIDYETSAIVLAAGAIGALLGSVIFALIMKHTGALQVILGAAFLYAAVRMIYEWIKKIPGSEADEIPGKPSSKAAIGFGIGILTGILGLGGGYALVPSFIYLLDAPVHLAVGTSMISMIPMATVSAAYKMAQGLTDLVGGTLLGLGTIAGVKLGAKTTQKIKPWTIKGIFGVVFLYISLKFILQGLGIKLL; this is encoded by the coding sequence TTGCCCGGGCTGACGGCACTCGCGGTACTCGAGTTGCTGGGAACGGGATTCATAGCGGGTTACCTGGGCGGTATCATAGGCACCGGCGGATGTGTGCTGATGCTACCCATGCTCGTGTTCTTGCTGAAGTACCCTATTCCGGAAGCCATCGCTACGACGGTCTTCGCGGTGGTGTGGACGGCGACGTTCGGTACGATGTCTCACGCGAAACTCGGAAACATCGACTACGAAACGTCGGCTATCGTGCTGGCCGCCGGCGCAATCGGTGCACTGCTGGGCTCCGTGATCTTCGCCCTCATAATGAAGCATACCGGAGCACTGCAGGTGATCCTCGGGGCGGCTTTCCTGTACGCCGCGGTTCGGATGATTTACGAGTGGATCAAAAAGATCCCGGGGTCCGAAGCCGACGAGATTCCAGGTAAGCCGTCCAGCAAGGCCGCCATAGGGTTCGGCATCGGGATCCTCACGGGGATCCTGGGACTGGGTGGAGGCTACGCCCTGGTGCCGTCGTTCATCTACCTACTGGACGCACCGGTCCACCTCGCTGTGGGAACGTCCATGATCAGCATGATTCCCATGGCGACGGTCTCAGCGGCGTACAAGATGGCCCAGGGCCTCACGGACTTGGTAGGAGGTACGCTGCTGGGTCTAGGCACCATCGCCGGGGTGAAGCTAGGCGCGAAAACTACTCAGAAGATCAAGCCGTGGACGATCAAGGGTATATTCGGAGTGGTGTTCCTGTACATATCGTTGAAGTTCATCCTACAGGGGTTGGGCATCAAGCTTCTCTAA
- a CDS encoding universal stress protein, with product MPRKILVPFDGSEPAELALKWALLDAHDHGFPIKVMYVVDRSLDLLTGFAPRETVLKELKERGEKILEEAEQIAGELGVDVKIEKKVCVGIPWREIVREAEDDEEINLIVMGSHGRTGPEHAILGSVAENVIRHSPVNVLVVKREKRVEDSVEESSRR from the coding sequence GTGCCTCGGAAGATCTTGGTGCCGTTCGACGGGTCCGAACCCGCCGAGCTGGCCTTGAAGTGGGCGCTTCTGGACGCGCACGACCACGGATTTCCGATCAAAGTGATGTACGTGGTCGACCGCTCCTTGGACCTGCTCACGGGCTTCGCCCCCAGGGAGACCGTGCTGAAGGAGCTGAAGGAGAGAGGGGAGAAGATTCTGGAGGAAGCTGAGCAAATAGCCGGTGAACTAGGTGTCGACGTGAAGATTGAGAAGAAGGTCTGTGTAGGCATCCCGTGGCGTGAAATCGTGAGGGAAGCGGAAGATGACGAGGAGATCAACCTAATCGTGATGGGGTCTCACGGACGAACCGGTCCAGAACACGCGATCCTCGGAAGCGTCGCGGAGAACGTGATCAGACACAGTCCCGTCAACGTCTTAGTGGTGAAGCGTGAGAAGAGGGTCGAGGATAGCGTTGAGGAGTCTTCCCGCCGCTAG
- a CDS encoding sulfite exporter TauE/SafE family protein produces the protein MIPDPSMMLYLGIGGLVGLVSGMFGVGGGFLLVPLLNSTGMPMHLALGTTLLAISLGGFTGAYRHLQEGNVHVDAAPIFGLSAIVGAQVGSYLACLTPEHVLKVALGVACSAMALRMAFDGETEEGNEIRDNIAVASLTGFGVGAFSGFTGSGGGVLFVPVMASVLNFPTMLAIGTSSVIVPVSALAGAAQYWMEGYVNFWAALAVVTGMLISSYVGAELSNKIGGERVKRAFSVVLALVGAKMVLSGLRLV, from the coding sequence ATGATACCCGACCCGTCAATGATGCTGTACTTGGGGATAGGTGGTCTCGTAGGATTAGTTTCCGGAATGTTCGGTGTCGGGGGAGGCTTCCTACTAGTACCACTCCTGAACTCCACCGGAATGCCCATGCACCTGGCCCTGGGCACGACGCTATTGGCCATAAGTCTCGGCGGGTTTACCGGCGCCTACAGGCACCTTCAAGAGGGCAACGTACACGTCGACGCGGCACCGATCTTCGGATTAAGTGCGATCGTGGGAGCACAGGTGGGGAGCTATTTAGCATGCCTAACTCCCGAGCACGTGCTCAAAGTCGCGCTGGGAGTTGCATGCTCCGCGATGGCCCTCAGGATGGCGTTCGACGGGGAAACCGAGGAGGGGAACGAGATCCGCGATAACATCGCGGTAGCATCGCTCACGGGTTTCGGCGTAGGGGCCTTCAGTGGTTTCACCGGCTCAGGGGGCGGCGTGCTTTTCGTCCCGGTGATGGCATCAGTCCTGAACTTCCCGACCATGCTCGCCATAGGCACGTCCTCCGTGATCGTCCCCGTCAGCGCGCTGGCGGGGGCCGCTCAGTACTGGATGGAAGGGTACGTGAACTTCTGGGCTGCCCTGGCAGTAGTTACCGGCATGTTAATATCGTCATACGTGGGGGCGGAGCTCTCCAACAAGATCGGCGGTGAGAGAGTCAAGCGGGCGTTTTCAGTGGTATTAGCCCTCGTAGGGGCTAAGATGGTGCTCAGCGGCCTGCGCTTGGTCTAG
- a CDS encoding ATP-binding protein, with protein sequence MAPTVDGKKISAWDVVEEQAKILEIHAYLLEPESDVLELKEEMNARKVCYACRTLRRIELGQLAEEKGFDYIALGHTLDDAAATVILSLLTGAERLKLLWYTGTWRGGPRLIRPLVRCPEAVTKALAEELKVDTVMTEDVCPYAGGLRDEVEEFLDRLEREWIPHVKGNVVGTALRTLRGRQCH encoded by the coding sequence GTGGCCCCGACGGTGGACGGTAAGAAAATCAGCGCCTGGGATGTCGTTGAGGAGCAGGCGAAGATCCTGGAGATACACGCCTACCTTCTGGAACCCGAAAGTGACGTACTCGAGCTCAAAGAGGAGATGAACGCCCGCAAGGTCTGCTACGCGTGTCGCACACTCCGAAGGATCGAGCTCGGTCAACTTGCGGAGGAGAAGGGATTCGACTACATCGCCTTAGGTCATACGCTGGACGACGCGGCGGCTACGGTGATACTCTCACTGCTCACAGGTGCCGAACGGTTGAAACTGCTATGGTACACGGGAACATGGCGCGGAGGGCCCAGACTCATCCGACCGTTAGTTCGCTGTCCGGAGGCGGTCACCAAGGCGTTGGCGGAGGAGTTGAAAGTCGATACCGTAATGACGGAGGACGTGTGCCCCTACGCCGGAGGGCTTCGAGATGAGGTGGAGGAGTTTCTCGATCGGTTGGAGCGTGAGTGGATCCCTCATGTTAAGGGAAATGTGGTGGGGACGGCCCTTAGGACACTACGGGGGCGACAATGTCATTAA
- a CDS encoding DUF429 domain-containing protein, with protein sequence MYVVGVDLAAKPGNPAGFAVWREGEIVCWSESSDDERVLEVCRKAELVVFDAPLTESDRPFRRRDEIFRRYAPVLPLTFPGMRELSRRARSLVRRLELEVYETYPRAAERFIRLHGNPVDEHSRDAAICCAVGLAVLEGEAHVFGEPPKAALPKRELSVSVRALTAPPDV encoded by the coding sequence GTGTACGTGGTGGGCGTGGACCTGGCGGCAAAGCCCGGAAACCCCGCCGGCTTCGCAGTTTGGAGAGAAGGGGAGATCGTGTGTTGGTCCGAGTCCTCCGATGATGAGCGCGTGCTGGAGGTATGTCGGAAGGCTGAACTGGTGGTCTTCGACGCACCGCTCACCGAGTCCGATAGACCCTTTCGGCGGCGGGATGAGATCTTCCGCCGGTACGCTCCGGTCCTCCCCCTCACTTTCCCGGGCATGCGGGAGTTATCCAGAAGGGCGCGGTCTCTGGTGCGAAGGCTGGAGTTAGAGGTTTACGAGACGTATCCGCGAGCCGCGGAACGCTTCATCAGGCTACATGGGAACCCGGTGGACGAGCACTCCAGGGACGCCGCGATATGCTGCGCGGTGGGACTGGCGGTGCTCGAGGGCGAAGCCCACGTCTTCGGTGAGCCGCCGAAGGCCGCGTTGCCGAAGCGGGAGCTGTCGGTCTCCGTCAGAGCTCTAACCGCTCCTCCCGACGTATGA